The following proteins are co-located in the Billgrantia tianxiuensis genome:
- the coaBC gene encoding bifunctional phosphopantothenoylcysteine decarboxylase/phosphopantothenate--cysteine ligase CoaBC: MATQRVRRLASRRILLGISAGIAAYKSAQLARLLKQAGCEVRVVMTEGAQAFITPLTLQALTGEPVRTSLLDPEAEAGMGHIELARWAETILIAPATADLMARLAQGMADDLLTTLCLASEAEKIMAPAMNQAMWRHIATQRNAKRLEQDGWRLLGPASGDQACGDVGPGRMLEPEAIMAELIPPSSAAVHGQAPAAEDAPARGLHVVITAGPTREPLDPVRYLSNHSSGKMGFALAAAAAELGARVSLISGPVNLPTPQGVERTDVETALQMHEASRRLAADCDLFIGCAAVADYRAATAAEHKIKKREGEEGLTLKLIKNPDIIADIAHARDAAGGRPFVVGFAAETRDLEAYARDKLTRKRLDMIVANDVSAAGLGFGADDNAALLLWRDGEGEGGEQLPPQPKTELARAVIERALGCLTSRPVH, encoded by the coding sequence ATGGCAACGCAACGCGTACGACGGCTTGCCAGCCGGCGCATCCTGCTCGGCATCAGTGCCGGCATCGCCGCCTACAAGAGCGCCCAGCTCGCTCGGCTGCTCAAGCAGGCGGGCTGCGAGGTTCGCGTGGTCATGACCGAGGGCGCCCAGGCTTTCATCACGCCGTTGACGCTGCAGGCGCTGACCGGTGAGCCAGTGCGCACCTCGCTGCTCGATCCCGAAGCGGAGGCCGGCATGGGCCATATCGAGCTGGCCCGCTGGGCCGAGACGATCCTGATCGCCCCGGCCACCGCCGACCTGATGGCGCGCCTGGCCCAAGGCATGGCCGACGACCTGCTCACCACCCTGTGCCTGGCCAGCGAAGCCGAGAAGATCATGGCGCCGGCCATGAACCAGGCCATGTGGCGCCACATCGCCACCCAGCGCAATGCCAAGCGCCTGGAACAGGACGGCTGGCGACTGCTGGGGCCGGCCAGCGGCGATCAGGCCTGCGGCGACGTGGGGCCGGGGCGCATGCTCGAGCCCGAGGCGATCATGGCCGAACTCATCCCGCCGTCCAGCGCAGCCGTGCACGGCCAGGCCCCAGCGGCCGAGGACGCCCCGGCCCGAGGCCTGCACGTGGTAATCACCGCCGGCCCCACTCGGGAGCCGTTGGACCCGGTGCGCTATCTCTCCAATCACAGCTCGGGAAAGATGGGCTTCGCCCTGGCCGCCGCTGCGGCAGAGCTCGGCGCCCGGGTCAGCCTGATCAGCGGCCCGGTGAACCTGCCCACACCCCAGGGGGTCGAGCGCACCGATGTGGAGACCGCGCTGCAGATGCACGAGGCAAGTCGCCGGTTGGCGGCCGACTGCGACCTGTTCATCGGCTGTGCCGCAGTGGCCGACTATCGCGCCGCGACGGCCGCCGAGCACAAGATCAAGAAGCGCGAAGGCGAGGAAGGCCTGACCCTGAAGCTGATCAAGAACCCCGATATCATTGCCGATATCGCCCATGCGCGCGATGCGGCCGGGGGACGTCCCTTCGTGGTGGGCTTTGCCGCGGAAACCCGCGATCTCGAGGCCTATGCCCGCGACAAGCTGACACGCAAGCGGCTGGACATGATCGTCGCCAACGATGTCTCCGCCGCAGGGCTCGGTTTCGGCGCCGACGACAATGCCGCCCTGCTGCTGTGGCGCGACGGCGAGGGAGAAGGCGGCGAGCAACTGCCGCCGCAGCCCAAGACCGAGTTGGCCAGGGCGGTGATCGAGCGAGCGCTCGGCTGCCTGACTTCCCGCCCCGTACATTGA
- the radC gene encoding RadC family protein, translating to MSIRDWPEGERPREKLLALGAGTLSDAELLAIFLRVGVAGRSAVDLARDLLGSFGGLRQLLEADQQRFCAERGLGTAKFVQLQATLELSKRHLAAQLARGNALTSPTLVRAYLATQLRHLGHEEFTALFLDTQHRVIRFESLFRGTLDSASVYPREVARRALELGAGAIIFAHNHPSGVAEPSDADRRITERLREALSLFEIRVLDHFVVGDGEVVSFAERGWL from the coding sequence ATGTCGATTCGCGACTGGCCCGAGGGCGAGCGCCCGCGGGAAAAACTGCTGGCGCTGGGTGCCGGGACACTATCCGACGCCGAATTACTGGCCATCTTCCTGCGCGTGGGGGTGGCGGGGCGCTCAGCGGTGGACCTTGCCCGCGACCTGCTGGGTTCGTTCGGCGGTCTGCGCCAGTTGCTCGAGGCCGACCAACAGCGCTTCTGCGCCGAGCGAGGCCTGGGCACGGCCAAGTTCGTCCAGCTCCAAGCCACCCTTGAACTGTCGAAGCGACACCTGGCGGCCCAGCTCGCTCGCGGCAATGCGCTGACCTCACCCACTCTGGTGCGCGCTTACCTGGCTACCCAACTGCGTCATTTGGGGCACGAGGAGTTCACCGCGCTTTTTCTCGATACCCAGCACCGCGTGATCCGCTTCGAGTCGCTGTTTCGCGGCACGCTGGACAGTGCCTCGGTCTACCCCCGCGAGGTGGCGCGCCGCGCGCTGGAGCTGGGCGCCGGGGCGATCATCTTCGCCCATAACCACCCCTCCGGCGTGGCCGAACCCTCCGATGCCGACCGGCGTATCACCGAGCGGCTGCGCGAGGCACTCTCGCTGTTCGAGATTCGCGTGCTGGATCACTTCGTTGTCGGAGACGGGGAGGTGGTATCGTTTGCGGAGAGAGGGTGGCTTTAG
- the rpmB gene encoding 50S ribosomal protein L28, with protein MSKVCQVTGKRPVTGNNVSHSQRKTRRRFLPNLHTHRFWVESENRFVKLRVSSKGMRIIDKKGIDAVLSDIRKRGEAV; from the coding sequence ATGTCCAAAGTATGTCAGGTTACCGGCAAGCGCCCGGTGACTGGTAACAACGTTTCACACTCCCAGCGCAAGACCCGCCGTCGTTTCTTGCCGAACCTGCACACCCACCGTTTCTGGGTGGAGTCTGAGAACCGCTTCGTCAAGCTGCGGGTCTCCTCCAAGGGTATGCGCATCATCGACAAGAAGGGCATCGACGCGGTGCTCAGCGACATCCGCAAGCGCGGCGAAGCCGTCTAA
- the rpmG gene encoding 50S ribosomal protein L33, producing the protein MRDKIKLVSSAGTGHFYTTNKNKRNTPDKLEFKKYDPVVRKHVMYKEAKIK; encoded by the coding sequence ATGCGCGATAAGATCAAGTTGGTGTCCAGCGCCGGTACCGGCCACTTCTACACCACCAACAAGAACAAGCGGAACACTCCGGACAAGCTCGAATTCAAGAAGTACGATCCGGTCGTCCGCAAGCATGTGATGTACAAGGAAGCCAAGATCAAGTAA
- the mutM gene encoding bifunctional DNA-formamidopyrimidine glycosylase/DNA-(apurinic or apyrimidinic site) lyase — protein sequence MPELPEVETTRRGIAPHVEGREIVEAIVRQPRLRVPVPDDFVERLVGSRIGILSRRAKYLLLPIEGERDGSLIWHLGMSGSLRIARLGDLPKKHDHVDLVLDDGAILRYHDPRRFGFVDWLAGSLESDPRLANLGPEPLSEAFDAERLYRLSRCRRMAVKPFLMDNAVVVGVGNIYASEALFLAGIDPRRAAGRISLERYERLAAAVREVLAAAITQGGTTLRDFVSGTGEPGYFKQRLNVYGRHGQGCRRCNGELRLVTLGQRASVFCPSCQK from the coding sequence ATGCCCGAGCTTCCCGAAGTCGAGACTACCCGGCGCGGCATCGCTCCCCACGTGGAGGGGCGCGAGATCGTCGAGGCGATAGTGCGCCAGCCGCGCCTGCGCGTGCCGGTGCCCGACGATTTCGTCGAGCGCCTGGTGGGTTCTCGCATCGGCATCCTATCGCGGCGCGCCAAGTATCTGCTGCTGCCGATCGAGGGCGAGCGCGACGGCAGCCTGATCTGGCATCTGGGCATGTCGGGCAGCCTGCGCATCGCCCGGCTGGGCGATCTGCCCAAGAAGCACGACCATGTCGACCTGGTGCTCGACGACGGCGCCATCCTGCGTTACCACGATCCGCGCCGCTTCGGCTTCGTCGACTGGCTCGCCGGCAGCTTGGAGAGCGACCCGCGCCTAGCGAACCTGGGGCCGGAACCGCTCTCCGAGGCCTTCGACGCTGAGCGGCTCTATCGGCTCTCGCGTTGCCGGCGCATGGCCGTGAAACCGTTCCTGATGGACAATGCCGTAGTGGTCGGCGTGGGCAACATCTACGCCAGCGAGGCGCTGTTCCTGGCCGGCATCGACCCGCGCCGGGCGGCGGGACGCATCTCCCTCGAGCGCTACGAGCGCCTGGCCGCGGCGGTGCGCGAGGTTCTGGCCGCCGCCATCACCCAGGGCGGCACCACCCTGCGCGACTTCGTTAGCGGCACTGGCGAGCCGGGCTACTTCAAGCAGCGCCTCAACGTCTATGGCCGCCACGGCCAGGGTTGCCGGCGCTGCAACGGCGAGCTGCGGCTGGTGACGCTGGGCCAGCGGGCCAGTGTATTCTGCCCCTCTTGCCAAAAATGA
- a CDS encoding class I SAM-dependent rRNA methyltransferase — MTQTLRLKKNADRRLKAGHLWLYSNEVDIEATPLKGLEPGAQVVVEAANGKAMGVAYVNPNSLICARVVSRDPNMRLDRSLLVHRFNQALALRQRLYAKPFYRLVHGEGDLLPGLVVDRFDDVVVVQLNTLGMERLAEEVVAALDKVLSPRVIVFKNDSSGRRQEQLERQVTVAKGELDGPVLMEENGVRFHVPVLDGQKTGWFFDHRANRAWLNGLVAGKRVLDVFSYIGGWGVQAAAHGAREVLCVDVSAQALERVAENAALNGLHEQVAVGEADAFEALAALKADGEQFDVVILDPPAFIKKRKDIPNGERAYGKLNREAMRLLGRDGLLLSASCSMHLAQERLVEVVRGAVRHQDRHGQIVYQGHQAEDHPVHPAIPETAYLKALGVRVFRD, encoded by the coding sequence ATGACCCAGACCCTGCGCCTCAAGAAGAACGCCGACCGCCGCCTCAAGGCCGGTCACCTGTGGCTCTACTCCAACGAGGTCGACATCGAGGCCACGCCGCTCAAGGGCCTCGAGCCGGGCGCCCAGGTGGTGGTCGAGGCCGCCAATGGCAAGGCCATGGGCGTGGCCTACGTCAATCCCAACTCGCTGATCTGTGCCCGAGTCGTATCGCGCGACCCCAACATGCGCCTCGACCGCTCGCTGCTGGTGCATCGCTTCAACCAGGCGTTGGCACTGCGCCAGCGCCTCTATGCCAAGCCCTTCTACCGCCTCGTGCACGGCGAGGGCGACCTGCTGCCGGGGCTGGTGGTGGATCGCTTCGACGACGTCGTGGTGGTCCAGCTCAATACCCTGGGCATGGAACGACTCGCCGAAGAGGTCGTCGCTGCGCTGGACAAGGTACTCTCGCCCCGGGTCATCGTGTTCAAGAACGACTCGTCCGGGCGGCGCCAGGAGCAGCTCGAGCGCCAGGTCACCGTGGCGAAGGGCGAGCTCGACGGCCCGGTGCTGATGGAGGAGAACGGCGTGCGCTTCCACGTGCCGGTACTCGACGGCCAGAAGACCGGCTGGTTCTTCGACCATCGCGCCAACCGCGCCTGGCTCAACGGCCTGGTGGCCGGTAAGCGGGTACTCGACGTATTCAGCTACATCGGTGGCTGGGGCGTGCAGGCGGCGGCACATGGTGCCCGCGAGGTGCTATGCGTGGACGTCAGCGCCCAGGCCTTGGAGCGGGTGGCCGAAAACGCGGCTCTCAACGGCCTGCACGAGCAGGTGGCGGTAGGCGAAGCCGACGCCTTCGAGGCGCTGGCCGCACTCAAGGCCGACGGCGAGCAGTTCGATGTGGTGATCCTCGATCCGCCGGCCTTCATCAAGAAGCGCAAGGACATTCCCAACGGTGAGCGCGCCTATGGCAAGCTCAACCGTGAGGCCATGCGTTTGCTGGGGCGCGACGGCCTGCTGCTCTCGGCCTCGTGCTCCATGCACCTGGCCCAGGAGCGGTTGGTGGAAGTGGTGCGCGGTGCGGTGCGCCACCAGGATCGCCATGGACAGATCGTCTACCAGGGGCACCAGGCGGAGGACCATCCGGTCCATCCTGCCATTCCCGAGACCGCTTACCTGAAGGCTCTGGGCGTCCGCGTGTTCCGCGATTGA
- a CDS encoding DUF2007 domain-containing protein codes for MSYVRVFAHSNALLVSHVRNLLVAAGIPVELRNMVLGGGAGELPLGECEPEVWVAEHNRKRAETLIRHAMTGSTEEAEWCCPNCGETLEGVFEACWRCGTSKV; via the coding sequence ATGAGCTACGTACGCGTTTTCGCCCACTCCAATGCGCTGCTGGTCAGCCACGTGCGCAACCTGCTGGTCGCGGCGGGTATCCCCGTTGAGCTGCGCAACATGGTGCTGGGTGGGGGCGCGGGCGAACTACCGCTGGGGGAATGCGAGCCCGAGGTATGGGTGGCCGAACACAACCGCAAGCGCGCCGAAACCCTGATCCGTCATGCCATGACGGGCAGCACCGAAGAAGCGGAGTGGTGCTGCCCGAACTGCGGTGAAACGCTGGAAGGCGTCTTCGAGGCCTGCTGGCGTTGCGGTACGTCCAAAGTCTGA
- a CDS encoding acyl-CoA thioesterase, producing the protein MAQEWDLPDPFVIELEVQASAIDKYGHANNAAYLRWVEQVSWAHSEHLGLDLARYRELDRAMAVHRHELDYLAPAFEGERLALATWIIGCDGRLTLTRRFQLVRPADGRTLLRARTRFACIELSSGRPRRLPEEYVAIYGGALVLE; encoded by the coding sequence ATGGCCCAGGAGTGGGACCTTCCCGATCCGTTCGTCATCGAGCTCGAGGTACAGGCCTCGGCCATCGACAAGTACGGTCACGCCAACAATGCCGCCTATCTACGCTGGGTCGAGCAAGTGAGCTGGGCACATTCGGAGCATCTCGGCCTCGATCTGGCCCGCTATCGCGAGCTGGACCGGGCCATGGCCGTGCACCGCCACGAACTCGACTACCTGGCGCCTGCTTTCGAGGGAGAGCGCCTGGCGCTTGCCACCTGGATCATCGGCTGCGACGGCCGCCTGACCCTGACCCGGCGCTTCCAGCTCGTTCGGCCCGCCGACGGTCGCACTCTGCTGCGTGCTCGCACCCGCTTCGCCTGTATCGAACTCTCCAGCGGTCGGCCACGCCGCCTGCCCGAGGAGTACGTGGCGATCTACGGTGGAGCGCTTGTGCTCGAGTGA
- the ald gene encoding alanine dehydrogenase: MKIAVPKEIKNHEYRVALTPTGARELATRGHSVTVQVGAGEGAGFSDADFEAAGARLEANVDTLWGEAELILKVKEPQPEEVARLNRGQTLFTYLHLAAEEKLTRGLMESGATCIAYETVTDRQGGLPLLAPMSTVAGRMAVQAGAHSLEKAQGGSGVLLPGVPGVAPGKVAVIGGGVVGENAARMALGLGAEVTVLDKSISRLEVLDDRYQGRMKTVFSTADAIDEAVRESDLIVGAVLIPGAAAPKLITRAMLADMKPGSVLVDVAIDQGGCFETSKPTTHAEPTYVVDGIVHYCVANMPGAVARTSTQALTNATLPFVIALADKGWKRALADDSHFLPGLNVHDGQVTYRAVAEAFGLESVDPASLVR; the protein is encoded by the coding sequence ATGAAGATCGCCGTGCCGAAGGAAATCAAGAACCATGAGTATCGCGTCGCCCTGACACCCACGGGGGCTCGGGAGCTGGCGACGCGAGGCCATTCGGTAACCGTTCAAGTGGGTGCCGGGGAGGGAGCGGGTTTCTCCGACGCCGATTTTGAGGCGGCCGGCGCCCGGCTCGAAGCGAATGTCGATACCCTCTGGGGCGAGGCCGAGTTGATCCTCAAGGTCAAGGAGCCACAACCGGAAGAGGTGGCGCGGCTTAACCGCGGCCAGACGCTGTTCACTTACCTGCACCTGGCGGCCGAGGAAAAGCTGACTCGTGGGCTGATGGAGAGCGGGGCCACCTGCATCGCCTACGAGACCGTCACCGACCGTCAGGGGGGGCTGCCGCTGCTGGCGCCGATGAGCACCGTGGCGGGCCGTATGGCAGTGCAGGCTGGTGCCCATAGTCTGGAGAAGGCCCAGGGCGGTTCCGGCGTGCTGCTGCCCGGCGTGCCCGGAGTGGCTCCCGGCAAGGTGGCGGTGATCGGCGGCGGCGTGGTGGGCGAGAATGCCGCGCGCATGGCGCTGGGTCTGGGTGCCGAAGTGACCGTGCTCGACAAGTCGATTTCGCGCCTGGAAGTGCTCGACGACCGCTACCAGGGCCGCATGAAGACCGTATTCTCCACTGCCGATGCCATCGACGAGGCGGTGCGCGAGAGTGACCTGATCGTCGGCGCCGTGCTGATTCCCGGTGCCGCCGCGCCCAAGCTGATCACCCGCGCGATGCTCGCCGACATGAAGCCCGGCAGTGTGCTGGTGGACGTGGCCATCGACCAGGGCGGCTGCTTCGAGACCAGCAAGCCCACCACCCATGCCGAGCCGACCTACGTGGTCGACGGCATCGTCCACTACTGCGTGGCCAACATGCCGGGCGCGGTGGCGCGCACCTCGACCCAGGCGCTGACCAACGCCACCCTGCCGTTCGTCATCGCCCTGGCCGACAAGGGCTGGAAGCGGGCGCTGGCCGACGACTCCCACTTCCTGCCCGGGCTCAACGTCCACGACGGTCAGGTCACCTACCGCGCCGTGGCCGAGGCCTTTGGCCTTGAGAGCGTCGATCCCGCTAGCCTGGTGCGGTAA